Proteins co-encoded in one Prunus persica cultivar Lovell chromosome G6, Prunus_persica_NCBIv2, whole genome shotgun sequence genomic window:
- the LOC18774612 gene encoding glucan endo-1,3-beta-glucosidase 14, translated as MASYTVLFKIILVLLSLSDSAVHVLSLSFGINYGQIANNLPSPSRVSVLLQTLNVSRVKLYDADPNVLQAFSNSQVDFIIGLGNENLQNMKDPLKAQAWIQQHVQPHLPQTKITCITVGNEILGGNDTQLMSYLLPAMQSVYRALVDLGLSKQVTVTTAHSLTILGNSYPPSSGSFKQDLAQYIQPILSFHAQVNSPFLINAYPYFAYKDNPGEVPLEYVLFQPNSGMVDSVTNLHYDNMLDAQIDAVYAAIKAMGHTDVEVRISETGWPSKGDPNEAGATPENAGLYNGNLMRKLEERKGTPAKPSVPIDIYVFALFNEDLKPGPASERNYGLYYPDGTPVYDIGFKGYLPELTFTADSNKNNVLSIFNFLIFLTVYLLLSD; from the exons ATGGCAAGCTACACTGTCCTATTTAAAATTATTCTGGTCCTTCTTAGTCTCTCag ATTCAGCTGTTCATGTCCTCAGCCTGAGCTTCGGGATCAACTATGGACAAATAGCCAACAACCTACCATCTCCCTCAAGAGTCTCCGTCCTTCTCCAAACTCTAAACGTCAGCAGAGTGAAACTCTACGACGCCGACCCGAACGTCCTCCAAGCATTCTCAAACTCACAAGTTGATTTCATCATAGGACTCGGCAACGAAAATTTGCAGAACATGAAGGATCCTCTCAAGGCCCAAGCTTGGATCCAGCAGCACGTCCAGCCTCACCTTCCCCAGACAAAAATCACCTGCATCACCGTGGGAAACGAAATCCTCGGCGGAAACGACACTCAGCTCATGTCGTATCTCCTCCCTGCAATGCAATCTGTCTATAGAGCTCTTGTTGATCTTGGGCTCTCCAAGCAAGTTACTGTAACAACAGCACATTCTCTTACTATTTTGGGAAACTCCTACCCTCCTTCATCTGGGAGTTTTAAGCAAGATCTTGCTCAGTATATCCAGCCAATTCTCAGTTTCCATGCACAAGTTAATTCACCTTTTCTCATAAATGCATATCCATATTTTGCTTACAAGGACAACCCTGGAGAAGTTCCATTAGAGTATGTGCTTTTTCAGCCTAATTCTGGCATGGTTGATTCAGTTACCAATCTGCACTATGACAACATGTTGGATGCTCAGATTGATGCTGTTTATGCTGCCATCAAGGCAATGGGGCATACCGATGTCGAAGTGCGAATCTCCGAGACGGGTTGGCCTTCGAAGGGGGATCCGAATGAGGCCGGAGCCACGCCGGAGAATGCAGGGTTGTACAATGGGAATTTGATGAGGAAACTTGAAGAGAGGAAAGGAACTCCGGCTAAGCCTTCTGTTCCAATAGACATTTATGTTTTTGCACTTTTTAATGAGGATTTGAAGCCTGGCCCTGCATCAGAAAGGAATTATGGGCTCTATTATCCTGATGGCACACCAGTTTATGATATTGGCTTCAAGGGTTATCTCCCTGAGCTAACCTTTACTGCCgactcaaataaaaataat GTCTTGTCCATCTTCAACTTTCTGATCTTTCTTACTGTGTACTTGTTATTATCTGATTAA